The following are from one region of the Vidua macroura isolate BioBank_ID:100142 chromosome 15, ASM2450914v1, whole genome shotgun sequence genome:
- the DDX46 gene encoding probable ATP-dependent RNA helicase DDX46, whose product MGRESRHYRKRSASRGRSGSRSRSRSPSDKRKREDRRSRSRERDRRRERSRSRDKRRSRSRDRKRQRRSRSRERERSRERRRSRSRERRRSRSRSRGRRSRSSSPSKNRKTENRSRSKEKTEGVEISKEKKKDKDDKEEEKDKDATTNAVATENFDQNKLEEEMRKRKERVEKWREEQRKKAMENIGELKKEIEEMKQGKKWSLEDDDDDEEETAEGEKEGNEVEDEELDPLDAYMEEVKEEVKKFNMRSVKGGGGSEKKTGPTVTKVVTVVTTKKAAAESEKKKGELMENDQDAMEYSSEEEEVDLQTALTGYQTKQRKLLEPVDHGKIEYEPFRKNFYVEVPELAKMTQEEVNVYRLELEGITVKGKGCPKPIKTWVQCGISMKILTALKKHGYEKPTPIQTQAIPAIMNGRDLIGIAKTGSGKTIAFLLPMFRHIMDQRALEEGEGPIAVIMTPTRELALQITKECKKFSKTLGLRVVCVYGGTGISEQIAELKRGAEIIVCTPGRMIDMLAANNGRVTNLRRVTYVVLDEADRMFDMGFEPQVMRIVDNVRPDRQTVMFSATFPRAMEALARRILSKPIEVQVGGRSVVCSDVEQHVIVIEEENKFLKLLELLGHYQEKGSVIIFVDKQEHADGLLKDLMRASYPCLSLHGGIDQYDRDSIINDFKNGTCKLLVATSVAARGLDVKQLMLVVNYSCPNHYEDYVHRAGRTGRAGNKGYAYTFITEDQARYAGDIIKALELSGNPIPPDLEKLWADFKDQQKAEGKLIKKSSGFSGKGFKFDETEQALANERKKLQKAALGLQDSDDEDTAVDIDEQIESMFNSKKRVKDMAAPGTSNAPTPSAGNAEKLEIAKRLALRINAQKNLGAEAQVMVPFHFKDVMQQATNAILRGGTIQAPTVSAKTIAEQLAEKINAKLNYVPIEKQEEEKQDGGQNESFKRYEEELEINDFPQTARWKVTSKEALQRISEYSEAAITIRGTYFPPGKEPKEGERKIYLAIESANELAVQKAKAEITRLIKEELIRLQNSYQPTNKGRYKVL is encoded by the exons atggGCCGCGAGTCCAG GCATTATCGGAAGCGCTCTGCGTCGCGGGGACGCTCCGGGAGCCGCTCCAGGAGCCGTTCCCCGTCGGACAAGAGGAAACGCGAGGACAGGCGCTCCAGGAGCCGCGAGCGGGATCGCAGGCGGGAGAGGTCGCGCAGCAGGGACAAGAGAAGGTCTCGCTCGCGGGACAGAAAGCGTCAAAG ACGTTCAAGGAGTAGAGAAAGGGAACGGAGCCGAGAGAGACGACGATCCCGGAGCCGAGAGAGGAGGCGCTCAAGGAGCAGGAGTAGAGGGAGACGGTCACGATCCTCCAGTCCAAGcaagaacaggaaaacagaaaacag ATCAAGATctaaagaaaagacagaaggtGTGGAAAtctccaaagaaaagaaaaaagacaaagatgacaaagaggaagagaaagataaAGATGCTACCACAAATGCTGTGGCCACTGAG aattttGATCAGAACAAACtagaagaagaaatgagaaaacgAAAAGAAAGAGTGGAGAAATGGAGGGAAGAACAACGCAAGAAAGCAATGGAAAACATAGGAgagctaaaaaaagaaattgaagagatgaaacagggaaaaaaatggagtttAGAAGATGATGATG ATGATGAAGAGGAAactgcagaaggagaaaaggaaggcaATGAGGTTGAAGATGAGGAGTTAGATCCTTTAGATGCATATATGGAAGAAGTAAAAGAAGAGGTCAAGAAGTTCAATATGAGAAGTGTAAAAGGTGGAGGTGGGAGTGAAAAG aAAACTGGACCAACTGTTACCAAGGTGGTAACTGTGGTGACAACCAaaaaggcagctgctgagtcagaaaagaagaaaggggaaCTCATGGAGAATGACCAAGATGCAATGGAG TATTCCTCAGAAGAGGAGGAAGTTGACCTTCAAACTGCCCTGACTGGCTATCAGACCAAGCAGAGAAAGCTGCTAGAACCAGTGGATCATGGAAAGATAGAATATGAACCTTTCAGGAAAAACTTCTATGTTGAAGTACCAGAACTAGCTAAAATGACTCAAGAAG AGGTCAATGTGtacaggctggagctggaaggaaTTACAGTCAAGGGAAAAGGCTGTCCCAAACCAATAAAAACCTGGGTACAATGTGGTATTTCCATGAAGATTCTCACTGCCCTCAAAAA gCATGGCTATGAAAAGCCCACTCCGATTCAAACCCAGGCTATCCCAGCAATTATGAACGGACGGGATTTGATCGGCATTGCTAAAACAGGAAGTGGAAAAACTATTGCATTTCTGTTGCCCATGTTCAGACACATTATGGATCAGAGAGCATTAGAAGAAGGAGAAGGTCCCATAg ctgtCATTATGACACCTACACGTGAGTTGGCTTTGCAGATTACCAAGGAGTGCAAGAAATTCTCCAAGACACTTGGGCTTCGAGTTGTCTGTGTTTATGGAGGAACAGGAATCAGTGAACAG ATAGCTGAACTCAAAAGAGGTGCTGAAATTATTGTTTGCACACCTGGACGTATGATTGACATGTTAGCAGCTAACAATG GTCGGGTGACAAACCTCCGTAGAGTCACGTACGTTGTACTTGATGAAGCTGACAGAATGTTTGACATGGGGTTTGAGCCTCAG GTCATGCGCATTGTAGACAACGTCAGGCCTGACCGTCAGACTGTCATGTTCTCTGCTACTTTCCCCAGAGCTATGGAGGCCCTGGCTCGCAGGATCCTCAGTAAACCTATCGAGGTGCAGGTTGGAGGCAGAAGTGTTGTCTGTTCTGATGTGGAGCAACACGTG ATTGTCATAGAAGAGGAGAACAAATTTCTGAAGTTACTGGAGCTACTGGGACATTATCAGGAGAAAGGATCTGTTATCATATTTGTAGATAAGCAAGAACACGCTGATGGGTTATTGAAAGATTTAATGAGGGCCTCTTATCCGTGCTTGTCTCTCCATGGAG GTATTGATCAGTATGACAGGGACAGCATCATTAATGACTTCAAGAATGGAACCTGCAAACTTCTGGTGGCCACGTCTGTAGCAGCGAGGGGCTTGGATGTGAAGCAGCTGATGCTGGTGGTCAATTACAGCTGTCCCAACCACTATGAGGACTATGTGCACCGAGCAGGCCGCACTGGGCGGGCTGGCAATAAA GGGTATGCATATACATTCATTACTGAGGATCAGGCACGTTATGCTGGTGATATCATTAAGGCTTTGGAATTGTCTGGGAATCCAATTCCTCCTGATCTGGAGAAGCTCTGGGCTGACTTCAAAGACCAACAGAAGGCT gagGGAAAGTTGATTAAAAAAAGCAGTGGATTCTCTGGCAAAGGTTTTAAATTTGATGAAACAGAACAAGCTTTGGCTAACGAAAGAAAGAAGCTACAAAAAGCAGCTCTTGGCTTGCAAGATTCAGATGATGAAGATACAGCTGTTGAT ATTGATGAACAAATTGAAAGCATGTTCAATTCAAAGAAAAGAGTAAAAGACATGGCAGCACCAGGAACATCAAATGCTCCTACACCATCAGctgggaatgcagaaaaattgGAAATTGCTAAAAGATTGGCTTTGAGAATCAATGCCCAGAAGAATCTTGGAGCAGAGGCACAAGTCATGGTTCCCTTCCACTTTAAG GATGTGATGCAGCAGGCTACAAATGCTATCCTGAGAGGAGGCACAATTCAAGCTCCTACTGTGTCTGCCAAGACCATTGCAGAGCAACTGGCTGAAAAGATCAATGCCAAGCTCAATTATGTACCCATAGAGAAGcaagaggaagagaaacaggATGGAGGACAGAATGAATCCTTCAAGAGATATGAAGAGGAATTAGAGATCAATGACTTCCCACAG ACTGCCAGATGGAAAGTTACCTCCAAAGAAGCACTGCAGAGAATCAGTGAATATTCTGAAGCTGCCATTACAATCAGAGGAACTTACTTCCCTCCAGGCAAAGAACCCAAGGAAGGAGAACGAAAGATTTATTTGGCTATAGAAA GTGCCAATGAACTTGCTGTACAGAAAGCAAAGGCAGAAATCACACGACTTATAAAAGAGGAGCTCATCAGATTG CAAAATTCttaccaaccaaccaacaaagGAAGATACAAAGTTCTATGA
- the CAMLG gene encoding guided entry of tail-anchored proteins factor CAMLG: MADGGAGAAPAPPGPPAGLSASQRRAELRRRKLLMNSEERINRIMGFHRPAAGKDDESHTELKLQHEQDKSNSLSIPSVSKRIVLGDSMCNVTGSTDHAGSVAELRGDKDLFGKAPELVTEGTGELRQRHRGELPSEAAPRPPRHGLEQYLSRFDEALKLRNQLMSEKPSQENGNAAEEFDSFRIFRLLGCALLAIAVRAFVCKYLSIFAPFLTLQLAYMGLSKYFPKCEKKVKTTVLTAALLLSGIPAEVISRSMDTYSKMGDVFTDLCVYFFTFIFCHELTLVFGSEVP, from the exons ATGGCGGACGGCGGCGCGGGAGCGGCGCCCGCACCCCCGGGGCCCCCCGCGGGGCTCTCGGCGTCCCAGCGCCGCGCAGAGCTGCGCCGCAGGAAGCTGCTCATGAACTCGGAGGAGCGGATCAACCGCATCATGGGCTTCCACCGGCCCGCGGCGGGCAAGG aTGATGAAAGTCACACAGAATTAAAGCTTCAGCACGAGCAAGATAAATCAAACTCCCTTTCCATTCCTTCGGTTTCCAAGCGGATCGTGCTTGGTGATTCTATGTGTAACGTGACAGGCTCGACCGACCATGCAGGCAGCGTGGCAGAGCTCCGAGGGGACAAGGACTTGTTTGGTAAAGCCCCAGAGCTGGTCACCGAGGGGACAGGCGAGCTCCGTCAGCGTCACAGGGGAGAGCTGCCCTCTGAGGCTGCACCACGGCCACCGAGACACGGCTTGGAGCAGTACCTGTCCAGGTTTGATGAAGCTCTGAAGCTGAGGAACCAGCTGATGAGCGAGAAGCCAAGCCAAGAGAACGGGAATGCAGCGGAGGAGTTTGACTCCTTCCGCATTTTCAGattgctgggctgtgctctgctcgCCATCGCGGTCAGGGCTTTTGTGTGCAAGTACCTG TCGATATTTGCACCATTTCTTACTCTACAACTTGCTTACATGGGACTGTCCAAGTACTTCccaaag TGTGAGAAGAAGGTGAAAACAACAGTACTGACTGCTGCTCTTCTCCTCTCTGGAATCCCTGCGGAAGTGATCAGTCGCTCCATGGACACCTACAGCAAAATGGGAGATGTTTTCACAGACCTTTGTGTctatttctttacttttatcTTTTGCCATGAACTTACTTTGGTTTTTGGCTCTGAAGTACCATGA